The following proteins are encoded in a genomic region of Sesamum indicum cultivar Zhongzhi No. 13 linkage group LG8, S_indicum_v1.0, whole genome shotgun sequence:
- the LOC105168179 gene encoding CLAVATA3/ESR (CLE)-related protein 25 isoform X3, producing the protein MQQTKKKTSKCSHIHAPLLEREMSSTSEFLKAFLRLLFLLGVVRFLIVGASGRGAGVRKTKDGATGLANGGRRAGVNVNLHVDHGEVSAGLGRRTDRVLSKVEINYMSKRRVPNGPDPIHNRAGNSHQPPAQA; encoded by the exons ATGCagcaaacaaaaaagaaaacctcAAAGTGCTCTCACATACATGCACCACTATTAG agagagagatgagtaGTACTAGCGAGTTCCTGAAGGCGTTTCTCCGGCTGCTCTTCTTGCTAGGAGTCGTTCGGTTCTTGATCGTTGGGGCTAGTGGTCGTGGAGCCGGTGTACGGAAAACGAAGGACGGTGCTACCGGACTAGCCAACGGTGGACGTCGGGCCGGTGTAAATGTGAATTTGCATGTTGATCATGGGGAGGTGAGTGCGGGGTTAGGGAGGAGGACGGATAGGGTTCTTTCAAAGGTTGAAATCAACTACATGAGCAAAAGGAGGGTTCCTAATGGCCCTGACCCCATTCATAACAG
- the LOC105168179 gene encoding CLAVATA3/ESR (CLE)-related protein 25 isoform X2: MQQTKKKTSKCSHIHAPLLEREMSSTSEFLKAFLRLLFLLGVVRFLIVGASGRGAGVRKTKDGATGLANGGRRAGVNVNLHVDHGEVSAGLGRRTDRVLSKVEINYMSKRRVPNGPDPIHNRRAGNSHQPPAQA; encoded by the exons ATGCagcaaacaaaaaagaaaacctcAAAGTGCTCTCACATACATGCACCACTATTAG agagagagatgagtaGTACTAGCGAGTTCCTGAAGGCGTTTCTCCGGCTGCTCTTCTTGCTAGGAGTCGTTCGGTTCTTGATCGTTGGGGCTAGTGGTCGTGGAGCCGGTGTACGGAAAACGAAGGACGGTGCTACCGGACTAGCCAACGGTGGACGTCGGGCCGGTGTAAATGTGAATTTGCATGTTGATCATGGGGAGGTGAGTGCGGGGTTAGGGAGGAGGACGGATAGGGTTCTTTCAAAGGTTGAAATCAACTACATGAGCAAAAGGAGGGTTCCTAATGGCCCTGACCCCATTCATAACAG
- the LOC105168179 gene encoding uncharacterized protein LOC105168179 isoform X1, whose translation MQQTKKKTSKCSHIHAPLLEREMSSTSEFLKAFLRLLFLLGVVRFLIVGASGRGAGVRKTKDGATGLANGGRRAGVNVNLHVDHGEVSAGLGRRTDRVLSKVEINYMSKRRVPNGPDPIHNRCVCGFQSPLHTHISLTCYIQRS comes from the exons ATGCagcaaacaaaaaagaaaacctcAAAGTGCTCTCACATACATGCACCACTATTAG agagagagatgagtaGTACTAGCGAGTTCCTGAAGGCGTTTCTCCGGCTGCTCTTCTTGCTAGGAGTCGTTCGGTTCTTGATCGTTGGGGCTAGTGGTCGTGGAGCCGGTGTACGGAAAACGAAGGACGGTGCTACCGGACTAGCCAACGGTGGACGTCGGGCCGGTGTAAATGTGAATTTGCATGTTGATCATGGGGAGGTGAGTGCGGGGTTAGGGAGGAGGACGGATAGGGTTCTTTCAAAGGTTGAAATCAACTACATGAGCAAAAGGAGGGTTCCTAATGGCCCTGACCCCATTCATAACAGGTGTGTCTGTGGTTTTCAATCTCCTTTACATACTCATATTTCCTTGACATGTTATATTCAGCGCTCCTGA